A genomic segment from Malus domestica chromosome 05, GDT2T_hap1 encodes:
- the LOC103435790 gene encoding two-component response regulator 24, whose protein sequence is MLKSKNATTKMMALVVDDNIVNQRIHHKLLENFGIENQVVGNGKEAIDVHCSGKHFDLILMDMDMPVMNGIEATRMLRAMGIRSTIAGVSSHSSLSEDTREFIEAGLDDYQEKPLTPAKLVSILHKVNLHV, encoded by the exons ATGTTGAAGAGCAAAAATGCAACCACGAAGATGATGGCGCTTGTTGTAGACGATAACATAGTCAACCAAAGAATTCACCACAAACTACTGGAAAACTTTGGCATAGAAAACCAGGTTGTAGGGAACGGGAAAGAAGCCATTGATGTCCACTGCTCTGGGAAACATTTTGACCTTATTCTCATGGACATGGACATGCCTGTCATGAATGGCATTGAG GCAACGAGGATGCTGCGTGCGATGGGAATTCGAAGTACGATTGCAGGTGTTTCGTCGCATTCGTCTCTCAGTGAAGACACGCGAGAATTTATAGAGGCAGGCTTAGATGATTACCAAGAGAAACCATTAACTCCTGCTAAGCTAGTTTCCATCCTCCATAAGGTTAATCTCCATGtttga